The following nucleotide sequence is from uncultured Campylobacter sp..
TCATTATATCATCTTCATAATATTTATCGAGTATCGGGGTTTCGAGGGTTTTAAAATCGGCATATTTTTCCTCAAAACAGAGCCGAATAAAGATAAATTTTATAAAATCTACCATTTTAATTTCATATTTCAAAAACGTTTCGCCGTTACGCAAGGAGCGACAAATTTTAAAATTGAAATTTTATACGTTAAGCTTAAAGTGTATAAAACTCCGATATTTAGGCAATGCAGACATGAATTTTTATCTTTTACTGCTATAATTCTCTCATAAATTTAAATTTTAAGATTAAAAAGTATTCTTAAGAATTTTATAAGACGGAGGAGATCTTGAATAGATTGATTTTGAAGATTTACGCGTGGCAAAATACCGCTACGCCATGGTTTTGGCTCTTTGTGATAAGCGCAGGCTATCTTGCGGTATCGTATTTTTTCTTTCAGCGCTACCTTTTTATGTCGCCTACGCAGACGAGCGCCCTCGTGCGTCTGGGCTTTGCCGTAGCGGGCGTGGGCGCGCTCATCGGCCTACTGATGCCGTTTAGCTTCATAGCAAGGCTCGTTGCCTACGTGCTTGGCTTTGCGGGCGCGATATACGGGTTTATGCAAAGCTCCGCGCCGCACCCCGCCGCAGATACGGCAAATTGCCTCGCGGCACCCGCCTTTCCCTTTGCGGCGCCGCTTGATGGCTTGCTGCCGGAGCTATTTCGCCCCGCAAGCTGCACGGGCACTCCGTCCTTTCCCGCAGGCGCCGCGCTTAGCGATGTGCAGAGCTTTTTCGGCGGATTTTACGGCGAGGGATTTTATTTGGTGCCGAGCATAAAATTTGCAGATGCGGCGCAGTGCGCGCAGGTAGCGTTTGCGGCATTCGCGGCTGTTTTGGCCGTGATGTTTGCGAGCTTTTTATACGGCAGATTTACGAGAAGTTTTTAAAATTTTAAGAAAGGATAAGCATGAAGTTTTTAAATTCTATTGCGGCTGCGGCGGCTATTGCGGCTGCGATCACAAGCTACGCTGGCGCCGAGGTTAAGGCGGGCGAGACGCTTTACGGCACGGTGCTAAAGCAGGTAAGCGTAAGCGGCGATTTGTCGCACAAGGACGGCAGGCTGCTGCCCACAAACGCCATAGAGGTACTGGAGGTCAAGGACGGAGCGGTGAAATTTTCGATCACGGGCTATCAAAATCCAAAGGCGCCCAACGTTATTTATTTCACGCCTAAAGCGCGCATAATCGCGGTGGCGTTTTCGAAGCAGGCCAAATTTCAAAGCGAGAGTTTGGGCGAAGAGGACGGCTTTAATAAGGTTAAAATAACCGCCTACACCGACGAGAGCGCGCTAAGCGGCGACGTGGATAAAATTTTCGCGGGCGCTAAGGAAAAATTCGAAACCTCGTGTAGCGTCTGCCATGCCTTGCATCAGTCCGCAAGCTACGAGGCAAACAAATGGCCCGGCTACATAAAATCGATGCTTTCGCGTACGCCTATTAGCGAGGACGAGAGCTGGGCGGTGGTGCAGTATCTGCAAAAGCACTCTAAAGATGTCAATTTAAAGGAGACGAAATGAAAAGACGAAATTTTTTAAAGCTCGGTGCGGCGGCCTCGGCGCTTCCGCTCATCCCAAGCTCGATGCTTGCGGCGGATAAACTCACCGCGCTTAAGAAAAACGGCGAAATTTTAACCGCGGCGCGGTGGGGAATTTTAAAAGCGAGCGTCAAAAACGGCAAGATCGTAAAATCCGCGCCGTGGAAGATCACCTCTAAAATTCCAAATACTCTTCAAAATACGATGGCGGATCTCGTTTATAACACGCGTATTAAAGCGCCGATGGTGCGAAAATCTTACCTCGCCGATCCCGATAATCCTAAGCCCGAGCTTCGCGGGCTTGACGAATGGGTCGAGGTAAAATATGAAGACGCGATCAAGCTCGTCGCGCGCGAGCTAAAAAAGACGCGCGAGCAAAAGGGCGCGAGCTCGGTGTTTGCGGGCAGCTACGGCTGGCAGAGCACGGGCAACGTGCATGTCTCAAGGACGCTACTTCATAGATTTATGAATTTAACCGGCGGCTTTACGGGCGTCACGGGCGATTACTCTACGGGCGCGGCGCAGGTAATAATGCCGCACGTAACGGGTTCAAACCAGGTCTATGAGCAGCAAACCTCGTGGCCGGTGGTGCTTGAAAACTCCAAAGTAGTGGTCTTTTGGGGGCTCAATCCGATCTCTACGCTTCGCGTGGCGTGGACGAGCTCGGACGAGCAGGGATTTAAGTATTTCGAACAGCTAAAAGACAGCGACAAAGAGATCATCATCATCGATCCGATCAAAACCGTAAGCGGCAAGTATTTCGAGGGCAAGGCAAAATGGATCGCTCCTCGCCCGAACACCGACGTGGCGATGATGCTGGGCATGGCGCAGCACCTCTACTCGCAGGGCAAGTACGATAAGGAATTTTTACAAAACTACACCGTGGGCTTTGAAAAATTCGTCCCATACCTCACGGGGCAGAGCGACGGCGTGGCTAAGACGCCGGAGTGGGCTAGTGAAATTTGCGGCATTAGCGCGGACGTGATCAAAGAGCTCGCGATAAAATTTTACGAAAACCGCACGATGATAATGGCTGGCTGGGGTATCCAGCGCGCTCATCACGGCGAGCAGGCGCACTGGATGATCGTAACTTTGTGCGCGATGCTGGGGCAGATCGGACTTGCCGGAGGCGGCTTTGGCTTTAGCTACCACTACGCTAACGGCGGCGCGCCTACCTGCGCGGGCGGCGTGATCGGCGGAATGAACGCGGCAAGCGTCGGCGTCGTTAAGGACGGCAAATTCCTAGGGCTTGCGCAGGATCAGAAGCAAGGCGGCGAAGCAGCCCAAGCATGGCTGGTAAATACGGCGAAGGTTGCTTTCCCTCTAGCTCGTATCGCGGACGTGCTACTAAATCCGGGAAAGACGATCGACGCGAATGGCGCAAAGATCACCTATCCGAAGATCGATTTTATCTACTGGGTCGGCGGAAATCCGATCGTGCACCATCAAGACACCAACGCCAACATAAAAGCTTGGCGCAAGCCGCGCACCATCGTAGTGAATGAAATTTACTGGACGCCGACTGCGAAGATAGCGGACATCGTGTTCCCGACCACTACGCAGTACGAGCGCAACGACATTACGATGAGCGGGGACTACTCCAATATGCACATCATTCCTATGAAGCAGGTCGTCGCCAAGCAGCACGGCGCGAAGGACGATTATCAAATTTTTACTGACCTTTGCAAGGCTTACGCAGACGGGCTTGCCGAGGCTTATACGGACGGCGGCAAAACGGAGATGGACTGGATCAAAGAATTTTACGAAGGGGCGGCGAGCGCCGTGAACGCAAACACCGCTTTAGGCATTCAGATGCCGAGCTTTGAGCAGTGGTGGGAGAAAAACGAGCCGACGGAATTTTATGAGACGCCTGAAAATGCCGCCTACGTGACGTTTGAGGATTTTAGAAACGATCCCGTTTTGGAGGCTTTGGGAACGCCTAGCGGGCTGATCGAAATTTACTCCGATACGATTGCTGCGATGAACTACAAAGACTGCGGCGCGCATCCGATGTGGTTCGAGCCCGTCGAGTGGCTGGGCATGAAGGATAAGCCTGCGAAATTTCACCTGCTTAGCCTGCATCCGCTTGATCGCTTGCATTCGCAGCAGAGCAATACCTCAAATCGCAAGAGATACGCCGTCGCGGATCGCGAGCCTGTGCTGATCAATACCGAAGACGCTAAGGAGCTCGGCATCAAGCAGGGCGATCTGGTGCGCGTATTTAACGCTCGCGGCGAAATTTTGGCGGGAGCCAACGTAAGCGGCGACATAATGCGCGGCGTGGTGCAGATCTTTGAAGGCGCGTGGTACGATCCTAACGCCGAGGGTCTTTGCAAAAACGGAAATCCAAACGTGCTTACGATCGACCTGCCTACGAGCGAGCTTGCCAACGGTAATATCTCCCACACGGCGCTGGTAGATATCGAGCTTTATAAACACAAGGCGGGCGAGGATATCAAACTAACCGCATTTATGCCGCCTAAAGGGGCGAAGTAAAGATTGGGGGGCGGTTTAGGTTTTAAGACTGGCTCATTGCTGGCTTGGATTAGATACGCCGATCCTCTACAGGCTTTAGCCAAACTCGCCGTGGTTTTGCTACGGCGAGGTATATCAATTTCGACTTGCCGCAGCTTTATATAGTCCGGCTGTGTATTGGGACCAATTTAGCTTGCCGTAGTTTCGCGACTGCAACGATAGGTCGCGGGGCTGATTTAAATTTTATAGCCTTGCGCTTGCAGTGATGACTGAGTTGATTTTAACTTATCGTAACTTTGAGCTGTGGCAGGCTGGAGATAACAGCAAGTAATATTTGCCTCGCCGCCCTACTCTCTATTTGCTCGTGAAATTCTCGCTAAATTTAAGAACTTGCCGTTTGGACTAAAATTTCAATCCAAACTAAAAAATCGCCTAAGCTTCCATTTAAAATTTTTCTTCGGAATTTGCGTATCGCTAAAATTGTCGCTGTAAATTTCATTTTTATCGGTGAAATAACCGCTGTTTTGAGCCTGCGGTATAAAGTCGGTCCGATCTTCTATTTTTACGTTTAGCGCCTTGAAATATTGCAGCAGCTCATGATATTCTTTTGCAGATACGGCATTTATTAAAAAGCAATTTCTGTTGTTAAATTTGATGACGAAATTTCTTTTTAGCAGCCAAAGGCAAAATTTCGAAATTTGCTGTCTTAAATCCAGACTGAATTTCAAAATTTTAAGCCATAAAATAAGATAAAATTTTAAAATTCCACGCCTTTTTTTTGGTGTGAAAGTTTTTATTTTGGGACAAATACTACCGCTTTGATATTGATGCTTTTGTGCGTATTTTACTTATCTCCATAGTGAGTTTTACACTGAGCTATTTCTATGGCGCCATTAGATATTCTAAATACGAGCCGATTTTTTCCATCTATTCTAACACTATAAAGCCCCGATAAATTGCCCTTTAGCGCTTCGGGTTTGCCTATACAATCGTAGCCGTTACGCTCTATATCTAGGATTAACTTATTTATGCGCTTTAGGATATTTTTATCATTTTCCTGCCAATACAGATAATCCTTCCAAGCTTCTTGCGACCAGATTTTTTTCATTGATCCGCTTCTAACAAATCGTGCTCAATCCCGCTATTTTCCTTTAATTCGTCAAAAGAGCGCTTAAGATGAGATAAATTTTCGTGGCTGTAAAAGGGATCTGCTGTCAGCTCGAAAGGAATTTTGCGTTCTTGCAATACTTTTTTAGCAAATATTGTAAAAGCAGTAGTTAAATTTAGCCCCATTTCAGAGCATACTTCCTCCAACCCTTTTTTAAGCTCGGCATCCATTCTAAAATTTACGTTTATAGATCGCGTCATATTGTCTCCTTTTTGATTGCATTATACATTATTTATATGGATAATGCAATGATTTATAAATGTGCTTTGCTAAAATTCCATTACGAGAAAACACTATTAATTCTAAATCTAACAAAATTTTAATTCAAAACGAAATATGCATACTAAGCGCGATTATGCATAAAAGTAGCGCCAGTGGGACATAGACAAAGCGCCCGATATCATACCAGAGCTTGCCGCGAGCCCTATCTGCGCCCAGATTGATCTCATCTAAAATTTCATTCCGCTTAATCACCCAAAACCACGATATTGCGCCGATTACTGCTCCGATCGGAATGATATAAATCGATACGAAATCCATCCACGGACCCCATGAGCTTATCGCTTCCATACCAAGGCCTGCACCAAGGCAGATCGCGCACAATAGCGCAAGCGTGAAGGCGCGGCTTAGCCTTGGAAACTTATGCATTAGCGATTCGGCGACTACTTCGAACATATTTTGAAGCGATGAAATTCCACCAAAAATCACGGCGGTAAATAAAATCACCGCAAAAATTCTACCGCCTGCCATATCTTGTAAAATTTTAGGCAGAGTTACGAAAAGTAGCTTAGGCCCCGCCGCAGGATCCATTCCGTAAGCGAATACTGCAGGGATCATCACTAGCGCAGCTACCATCGCGGCTAGCGTGTCAAATAGCGCGGTATTTTTCGCCGCAGATACGACGTCTTCGTCCTTGGATAGATACGCGCCATAGACGATCATGCCTGAGCCCGTAATCGATAGCGAGAAAAACGCCTGTCCCATCGCAGAAATCCAAACCATCGGATCTGCTAGCTTAGTAAAATCGGCGCCGAAAAGAAACGCATATCCGCCCGCAGCGCCTTGCAGTGTCGCAACCCTAACCGCCAAAATCGCAAATAGCACGAAAAATAGCGGCATCATAATTTTATTCGTTTTTTCGATGCTTTTGGCGCCGAAAAACAGCGTCAGCAACGTGCCTGCAACAATTATGCAGTGATAAGGTACCACGGAGTAGGGCGTCAGGGCAAAAGAGTTGAACCACGTATCGGTATTTTCACTCATTAGCGAGCCGTCTATGGCTTGGACTAGCGCTTTTAGAACGTAGGCGATGATGACGGCATAGCCCACTGCGATACACATCGAACCGGCAAGTGGCAACCAACCGATAACCTTACCGATAGCGCCAAGTCTGCGGCTTTTCCACGCGTATTCGTATGAGCCTAGCGTGCCTGTTTTGGCACGGCGACCGATCGCGTATCGGCGCTTAGGCCTACGTATGAAAACAGCGCTATAAAAAAACTTAGATTAGCAAAAATGCGCCATCGCCGTTCGTGCCGAGTTTATAAGGGAAGCCCCAGACATTTGCCATACCTACGGCGGAGCCCACGCAAGCGATGATAAAAGCCCAGCGCGATGAGAATTTGTGTTTTGTCATAAAGCCATCCGTGCGAAAAATTTTAGTTATGGTAGCAAAAAGGAATTTAAGATTTATTTATGCGGAATTTTAAGGCGTGCCGATTTGATTACTTAGGAATTTTTAGAATTTAAAATCGCGAAGTTTTAAAGTAAGATTGGTGAAATTTTATGATCAAAATTGATAGAGTTAATTCTGCGATACTACGCAGCAAAATTTTATCTTTAATAATTTTAGAATTTTACGCTTAGACTTTGGCTTTAAAATCCGCTTAGCCCAGGCTTGTAGCAGGGCTTGATATTTAAGTTAGCCGAGAAATTTAGATCAATTGAAATTTTAAAATTCCGCGAAATTTTAAAATTTTAAAATTTACGATCTCGCAAAATTTAAAAATAGACTCATCGAGAAATTCTATCTAGCATTGTTCTGGCAGAATTTTCGCGGTAGAATTTCGCCTTTCGTTTGTAATATGAAGAGGACTTATAAATAGCACTTTTATGGCGCTCTACAAGGCTAGTGGCATTCCTGTGCCCGCTATTAGGGCATCTATGTGGGAGCGGTGAATAAATTTTTACCCTACATGGGAATTGAGAGCGTCGCAAGCGGCAGCATGTTTGAAATTTCCGGCGCGCAGCATCGCAGGGCGGAATGTTATTAGCCTACACTTTGACTTAGTTATTTTTCTCCGCTTCTTCGTTTTCTTGCGGTTGCGCGACTACTTTTTTGATCGCTTTTACGAGCGATACCCTCGTGCCATCCATTCGCAGCACTTCGTAATCGCAGTTTTCATCGCTTATTTTATCGCCGATTTCAGGTAGGCTGCCGAAGAGATTAAAGACGTAGCCACCGATCGTTAGCTGCTCGGTCTCTTCGTCGAAGTCAATTCCCATCACTTCCTCGACGCCTTCGATCTCGAAGCGGCCTCTAAACTCAAAGGTGTTCTCGTCGATACGTTTGAAATTTTGTGCATTCGCGTCGTGCTCGTCGTTGATGTCGCCAAAAATTTCTTCTATGATGTCTTCCATCGTCAAAAATCCCGCAGTACCGCCGTATTCGTCGATGACGAGCGCGGCGAAAATGCGCTGCTTATTCATCATCGGTAAAATTTTAGAGATCGGGCTGTTTTCAGGCACGATGATGAGTTTGCGCACGATTTTATCGAAGCTTTTATCTCCCTTTTGCTGGATGATGTCGCGGATATGGATGAGGCCTAGGACGTTGTCTTTGCTGCCGTCGATATATGGAAAGCGCGTAAATTTCGACTGCAGTACGGTTGCGTAGTTTTCATCGTAGCTTTTTTGCTTATTTAGGCATATGAGATCGCGCCTCGGCGTCATTATCTCTTTGGCGACCGTGTCGCTAAAATCGACGGCATTTTTGATGATCTCGGTCTCTAGGCTATCGAGCACACCGCCCTTTAGACTCTCGCTCGCGATGATTTTGATCTCTTCGTCCGAAAGCGCAAGCTCGCTCTCTTTAGCGGGCTTTACGCCGATGATTTTAAGCGAGACGGCAGCGATGAAGTCAAATGCCTTTATGATCGGAAAAAACATAATCCAAAAAATATGAAGCGGCCTGGAGATAAAAAGCACGATCTTCTCGGTTTTAGCAATAGCGATGGATTTTGGCACTAGCTCGCCAAGCACTACGTGAAATAGCGTAACGAGCGTAAAAGATATGACGAAGGCGATCGTATGTGCCGCCGCTCCGCCGCCTATGCCGATGGATCTTAGCGGCAGCTCGATCAGTCTTGATACCGCGGGCTCACCGATCCAGCCAAGGGCGAGCGAGCTTATCGTAATGCCTAGCTGAGTGGCGCTGAGGTAGGTGTCTAGGGAGTTTGAAATTTTAAAAGCGAGCTTTGCGTTTGGAATTTTATCCTTGATAAGCTCTTCGAGGCGAGACTTTCTGACTTTGACGATTGAGAATTCCGAAAGAACAAAAAAAGCATTCATAAAGATGAATACAAAAGCTAAAACTAACATTAAAACCGAACTGTCCGTGTCCAAATTTCTTATCCTTTGAAATTTAAAAATAAATATTTATGATTATATCTAAAAACGCTTTAAAATCCAAAAGGTGTGGAAAATGCCTCGCGCCCGTGCGCAGAATTCTGCGGTAATTTAAAATTTCGCGCTGCGGCAGGTCTTTGTCTCAGCGAGATTTTATCGCAATAGAGCTACAGCGCTGCGGCGGATAATCCTAGCGCCGCGCGCAAGCCCATTAAGAAATTTAAATGCGACGATAAAACCTGCTAATTAAAAAACCTTAGCGCGCAAGCTCTTGCGAAATTTTAAATCGCAAGACTATCTATTTCTTGTGGCAGCCTCGTAAAGCGGCAAGACTTTCGGCATCACCTCTTTTAGATCGGCGATGCGATCGTCGTTTGAAGGGTGCGTGGACATAAATTTAAGCGGATGGCTCTCATTTAGCTTATTCATCTTCTCCCAGACGTTTATCGCCGCTCGCGGGTCGTATCCTGCGCGCGCCATCAGCTCGACACCCATCAGATCGGCCTCCGTCTCATGTGTGCGCGAAAACGGCAGCGTGAATGTGTACTGCGCCGCCATGTTCAAAGCCGCCGAGCCCAGATCTCCAAGCCCCGCTGCAGAGCTTGCTACGGCGATACCGACATCTTTCATCTGTTCAGTCGAGGCTCGCTCGCGGCTGTGTTCGCGCAGTGCGTGCGACATCTCGTGCCCCAAAATAGCAGCTAACTCGGCATCGGTAAGCTTTAGTTTTTCTATGATGCCAGTATATACGACGATGCGACCGCCAGGCATACACCAAGCATTGATCGTAGGGTCGTTGATGACGTTTACCTGCCAGTTCCATTTCAGTGCGTCTTTGCGAAATGCGCCGACTTGAGCGATTAGGCGCTTCGAGATGCCTCTAACGCGATCAGTTAGCTTTTTATCAGTATTTAGGACGTGCTTGGCGTTTGCTTGGGCGGTAATCTGCCTGTAGGCAAGCGCGGCACTTTGATCCATTTCGGCTTCACTTACGGTGATGAATTGCGAGCGGTCGATGCCTACGGCGCCGCCTTGCGTGGTACTCGCACAGCCGGTAAAAATCATCATCGCAGCAAAGGATATTAAAAGAGCTAATTTTTTCATCTTTTCTCCTTGGAATTTTGCGGCGATTTTAGCGAAATTTGATTAAATTTTTAGAATTTTATTTTGGATTGCCGGATTTTGCAGACGGGATCTATTTGGAATTTGTCGTGAAATTTAAGGACGGCCGTCGCCTTTAAAATAGAATTGGGCTTTGTAATTTAGCGATAAAATTTAGCGGTGATTTCGCAGAATTTTATCGTGGCGTAAACGAGGCATTGCTACGTGAAAGTAGTGGATTTATCCAAATCCAAGTGCGACGTTGTATAAATAAGGTACCTCTGCGCCCAAATAGAGCGGGGGCGCGGTTTTAAATTTACGCAACGATAAATCCGGTAGAATTTTATTTACACCAGGCGCTCGACCCGGGCGCAGCAAGATCGGTTTAAAATTTGTGCGATCAAATCGTGCGATAAAATGGGCTCGGATGTCGCTATGATTTGAGATTAGTCGCGTTAGTATTTTGTGGCGCATAAATTCTAATTATTAACTTGGCAAAAGGCACTACACCACTGCATCTTGTGTTGCAATAAAATTTCGTTGTGGGAATTGAAATGATCGCAGAAATGCCAAACGCCACAGACGCCTTTTTGTAGAATTTATCTCGTGGGATTTCATTTGCGCGCGTCGGGATAAAATTTCAAACTGCAAACCGTGCTATATCACTTTGGGGCGGAATTTTAAATTTTATGCGTTTAGAATTTTAAAATTCGGCTACGCAAATTTGTACGATGAAATTTTAAGCTTAAAAATCTGCGCCGTTTTTGGAATTTTATATGTGCCGCGTCAGCTATAAAATTTTACACTTAGAATTTTATCGCTGCGGCAAGATTTGGTTGGACCGGGGTCTCGCATCGCCGTAGGGTTTTTGGCGGCACGGAATTTTGCAGCGCGCATCTAAATTTAGCTATGCAAAATTCGTAAAATTCTTATCAGCATGGAATTTTACAGCGCCGTTAAAGCGCATAAA
It contains:
- a CDS encoding M48 family metallopeptidase produces the protein MKKLALLISFAAMMIFTGCASTTQGGAVGIDRSQFITVSEAEMDQSAALAYRQITAQANAKHVLNTDKKLTDRVRGISKRLIAQVGAFRKDALKWNWQVNVINDPTINAWCMPGGRIVVYTGIIEKLKLTDAELAAILGHEMSHALREHSRERASTEQMKDVGIAVASSAAGLGDLGSAALNMAAQYTFTLPFSRTHETEADLMGVELMARAGYDPRAAINVWEKMNKLNESHPLKFMSTHPSNDDRIADLKEVMPKVLPLYEAATRNR
- a CDS encoding type II toxin-antitoxin system RelB/DinJ family antitoxin; translation: MTRSINVNFRMDAELKKGLEEVCSEMGLNLTTAFTIFAKKVLQERKIPFELTADPFYSHENLSHLKRSFDELKENSGIEHDLLEADQ
- a CDS encoding disulfide bond formation protein B, translating into MNRLILKIYAWQNTATPWFWLFVISAGYLAVSYFFFQRYLFMSPTQTSALVRLGFAVAGVGALIGLLMPFSFIARLVAYVLGFAGAIYGFMQSSAPHPAADTANCLAAPAFPFAAPLDGLLPELFRPASCTGTPSFPAGAALSDVQSFFGGFYGEGFYLVPSIKFADAAQCAQVAFAAFAAVLAVMFASFLYGRFTRSF
- a CDS encoding hemolysin family protein, with translation MLVLAFVFIFMNAFFVLSEFSIVKVRKSRLEELIKDKIPNAKLAFKISNSLDTYLSATQLGITISSLALGWIGEPAVSRLIELPLRSIGIGGGAAAHTIAFVISFTLVTLFHVVLGELVPKSIAIAKTEKIVLFISRPLHIFWIMFFPIIKAFDFIAAVSLKIIGVKPAKESELALSDEEIKIIASESLKGGVLDSLETEIIKNAVDFSDTVAKEIMTPRRDLICLNKQKSYDENYATVLQSKFTRFPYIDGSKDNVLGLIHIRDIIQQKGDKSFDKIVRKLIIVPENSPISKILPMMNKQRIFAALVIDEYGGTAGFLTMEDIIEEIFGDINDEHDANAQNFKRIDENTFEFRGRFEIEGVEEVMGIDFDEETEQLTIGGYVFNLFGSLPEIGDKISDENCDYEVLRMDGTRVSLVKAIKKVVAQPQENEEAEKNN
- a CDS encoding Txe/YoeB family addiction module toxin, producing the protein MKKIWSQEAWKDYLYWQENDKNILKRINKLILDIERNGYDCIGKPEALKGNLSGLYSVRIDGKNRLVFRISNGAIEIAQCKTHYGDK
- a CDS encoding molybdopterin guanine dinucleotide-containing S/N-oxide reductase; protein product: MKRRNFLKLGAAASALPLIPSSMLAADKLTALKKNGEILTAARWGILKASVKNGKIVKSAPWKITSKIPNTLQNTMADLVYNTRIKAPMVRKSYLADPDNPKPELRGLDEWVEVKYEDAIKLVARELKKTREQKGASSVFAGSYGWQSTGNVHVSRTLLHRFMNLTGGFTGVTGDYSTGAAQVIMPHVTGSNQVYEQQTSWPVVLENSKVVVFWGLNPISTLRVAWTSSDEQGFKYFEQLKDSDKEIIIIDPIKTVSGKYFEGKAKWIAPRPNTDVAMMLGMAQHLYSQGKYDKEFLQNYTVGFEKFVPYLTGQSDGVAKTPEWASEICGISADVIKELAIKFYENRTMIMAGWGIQRAHHGEQAHWMIVTLCAMLGQIGLAGGGFGFSYHYANGGAPTCAGGVIGGMNAASVGVVKDGKFLGLAQDQKQGGEAAQAWLVNTAKVAFPLARIADVLLNPGKTIDANGAKITYPKIDFIYWVGGNPIVHHQDTNANIKAWRKPRTIVVNEIYWTPTAKIADIVFPTTTQYERNDITMSGDYSNMHIIPMKQVVAKQHGAKDDYQIFTDLCKAYADGLAEAYTDGGKTEMDWIKEFYEGAASAVNANTALGIQMPSFEQWWEKNEPTEFYETPENAAYVTFEDFRNDPVLEALGTPSGLIEIYSDTIAAMNYKDCGAHPMWFEPVEWLGMKDKPAKFHLLSLHPLDRLHSQQSNTSNRKRYAVADREPVLINTEDAKELGIKQGDLVRVFNARGEILAGANVSGDIMRGVVQIFEGAWYDPNAEGLCKNGNPNVLTIDLPTSELANGNISHTALVDIELYKHKAGEDIKLTAFMPPKGAK
- a CDS encoding cytochrome C, giving the protein MKFLNSIAAAAAIAAAITSYAGAEVKAGETLYGTVLKQVSVSGDLSHKDGRLLPTNAIEVLEVKDGAVKFSITGYQNPKAPNVIYFTPKARIIAVAFSKQAKFQSESLGEEDGFNKVKITAYTDESALSGDVDKIFAGAKEKFETSCSVCHALHQSASYEANKWPGYIKSMLSRTPISEDESWAVVQYLQKHSKDVNLKETK